A part of Rickettsiales bacterium genomic DNA contains:
- a CDS encoding SDR family oxidoreductase, which translates to MSQLKHVFIFGFGYSAAALAKQLMDDGWQVSATSRHSPRRREMRRLGIQAYDFPDDKISEVLKVCTHLLCSILPIKLGDTVLKHYQEAISAQEWQWVGYLSTTGVYGDHGGEWVDESVPVKGGNERIRSRVVAERKWLSLHEERQLPVHVFRLAGIYGPGRGILSKLRRGMKHRVYKEGQVFSRTHVTDIARALKASMEQPHGGSVYNLCDDLPAPSHEVAEFAAKAMGIPVPPVVDWQEAALSEMAQEFYNSNRRVKNERIKALLPKGEWLYPTYEQGIMADINALGLKERMDD; encoded by the coding sequence ATGTCGCAATTGAAACACGTATTTATCTTTGGCTTTGGCTATAGCGCCGCAGCTTTGGCAAAACAGTTAATGGACGATGGGTGGCAGGTCTCGGCAACTTCTCGTCATTCACCGCGTCGTCGTGAAATGCGCCGCTTGGGTATCCAAGCCTATGATTTTCCTGATGATAAGATCTCGGAGGTCCTCAAGGTATGCACGCATTTGCTCTGCTCGATCTTGCCAATTAAGCTGGGTGATACGGTGCTCAAGCATTATCAGGAGGCGATTAGCGCGCAAGAGTGGCAGTGGGTAGGGTATCTCTCTACGACTGGCGTTTATGGCGATCATGGTGGTGAATGGGTAGATGAGTCTGTGCCGGTCAAAGGCGGAAATGAACGTATCCGTAGTCGTGTGGTGGCGGAGCGCAAATGGTTATCGCTGCATGAGGAACGGCAATTGCCTGTGCATGTTTTTCGTCTGGCGGGTATTTATGGGCCAGGCAGAGGGATTCTCTCCAAGCTGCGTCGGGGCATGAAGCATCGTGTTTATAAGGAAGGCCAGGTGTTTTCCCGTACACATGTGACAGATATCGCACGCGCGCTGAAAGCCTCAATGGAGCAACCTCACGGTGGGAGTGTCTATAATCTGTGCGATGATTTGCCCGCGCCATCGCATGAAGTGGCCGAATTCGCCGCGAAAGCGATGGGAATACCCGTGCCACCCGTTGTGGATTGGCAAGAGGCAGCGCTGTCGGAAATGGCGCAAGAGTTTTATAATAGCAACCGTCGGGTGAAGAATGAGCGTATCAAGGCCCTGTTACCGAAGGGTGAATGGTTGTATCCGACCTATGAGCAAGGTATCATGGCAGATATCAACGCACTTGGTTTGAAGGAGAGAATGGATGATTAA
- the rpmH gene encoding 50S ribosomal protein L34: protein MKRTFQPSNLVRKRRHGFRSRMATKSGRNIINLRRAKGRKRLTA, encoded by the coding sequence ATGAAACGTACTTTTCAGCCCAGCAATCTAGTTCGTAAACGCCGCCACGGCTTCCGTTCGCGCATGGCAACTAAAAGTGGACGTAATATTATCAATCTTCGTCGTGCTAAAGGCCGTAAGCGCTTAACTGCGTAA
- the rnpA gene encoding ribonuclease P protein component: MERLKKRPDFILASKSPHVWKRPFFVLQLRLNTAEEHARIGFTVTKRQGNAVIRNRIKRRLREAVRLGLPDVVQPGCDYVFIGRKSVGDLPLSQLQDEMVESVRRLHHKVEKGT; this comes from the coding sequence TTGGAACGCCTTAAAAAACGCCCAGATTTTATTTTAGCTTCTAAGTCACCGCACGTGTGGAAGCGACCCTTTTTTGTACTTCAGTTACGTTTGAATACGGCTGAAGAGCATGCTCGCATCGGTTTTACCGTGACGAAGCGGCAGGGGAATGCTGTGATTCGTAATCGTATCAAGCGCCGTTTGCGTGAGGCAGTCCGCTTAGGATTGCCTGATGTCGTGCAGCCGGGGTGCGATTATGTATTCATTGGTCGCAAGTCTGTTGGTGATTTACCGCTTTCCCAATTACAGGATGAAATGGTTGAGTCCGTAAGGCGGCTTCATCACAAGGTGGAAAAAGGCACATGA
- the yidD gene encoding membrane protein insertion efficiency factor YidD, translating to MKWLALKLIRAYQLVLSPFVGWHCRFVPSCSAYATEAISVHGVLRGGALTAKRLLRCRPGGGNGIDNVPQKTEK from the coding sequence ATGAAGTGGCTCGCACTCAAGCTTATCCGCGCCTATCAGCTTGTCCTTTCTCCCTTCGTCGGCTGGCATTGCCGGTTCGTGCCGAGCTGTTCGGCCTATGCGACAGAGGCAATTTCTGTGCATGGGGTCTTGCGCGGTGGCGCACTAACCGCTAAACGATTGCTACGCTGTCGTCCTGGTGGCGGAAACGGAATAGATAATGTTCCGCAAAAGACTGAAAAATAG
- the yidC gene encoding membrane protein insertase YidC, producing MAGMLNQQDPGDTKRLLMALLIIGFGLIIWQVVFEQPRQHAAQVERQEAAARQEQMQEALSENYQEMVQADRVAAEQQANSQAKVSIQSPELEGTLALQGGRINYLKLNNYAEDLQEDSPSVVLLQPSGVESYFIEFGWLAGEENVNAVTLPNSKTVWRADGETLSPEQPVTLSWNNGQGLRFESTISLEDSYLFKVKQRVINTSAAAVELMPYGFINRTFEGEVSQLLILHEGPIGVLDGALSELSYDDLMDEGSKRYANAEGWLGITDKYWLTALIPHQGEPFTGNFKGYTTKNGYHRYQADFMGRSRTVDAGTSDEYESLVFAGAKKLELLDKYGETYNVPLLDRAVDLGFLYFLTKPLFQALTFLYGYVGDFGLAIILLTVLIKLAMYPLANKSYVSMNEMKRLQPKLKTLKERHGSDKMRFQQEMMALYKKEKINPAAGCLPLLIQIPVFFALYKVLFVTIEMRHAPFYNLISDLSAKDPSNIFTAFGLIDWAPPEVMHLGILAILMATTMWVQQQLNPKPTDPMQAKVMGWLPWIFMVILAGFPAGLLLYWVSSNLLSIAQQWSIKHRYDKREKLRAANDS from the coding sequence ATGGCTGGAATGCTAAACCAACAAGATCCTGGCGACACAAAACGTCTATTAATGGCTTTGCTAATCATTGGCTTCGGCTTGATTATTTGGCAGGTGGTTTTTGAACAACCGCGTCAGCATGCGGCGCAGGTTGAGCGTCAAGAAGCAGCGGCACGTCAAGAGCAAATGCAAGAAGCGCTTTCTGAGAATTATCAGGAAATGGTGCAAGCGGATCGCGTAGCGGCAGAGCAACAAGCGAACTCACAGGCAAAAGTGAGCATCCAATCTCCTGAGCTCGAAGGGACGTTGGCACTGCAAGGTGGGCGTATTAACTATCTGAAGCTCAATAATTATGCAGAAGATTTACAAGAGGATAGTCCTTCTGTTGTTTTGCTTCAGCCTAGCGGCGTAGAGTCTTACTTTATTGAATTTGGCTGGCTTGCCGGTGAAGAAAATGTGAATGCAGTGACTCTACCCAATAGCAAAACCGTTTGGCGGGCTGATGGCGAAACTTTATCGCCTGAGCAGCCGGTGACGCTGTCATGGAATAATGGACAAGGCTTGCGCTTTGAGAGCACGATCTCGCTAGAAGATTCTTACCTGTTTAAAGTAAAGCAGCGTGTGATTAATACCTCCGCCGCTGCTGTCGAATTAATGCCTTATGGCTTCATCAACCGCACGTTTGAAGGTGAGGTGTCGCAACTTTTGATTCTACATGAAGGTCCTATTGGTGTACTGGATGGTGCGCTGTCAGAGCTAAGTTACGACGATTTGATGGATGAAGGCTCTAAGCGTTATGCTAATGCAGAGGGCTGGTTGGGTATTACGGATAAATATTGGTTAACCGCGTTGATCCCGCATCAGGGCGAGCCATTTACCGGTAATTTTAAAGGCTATACGACTAAAAACGGCTATCACCGCTATCAGGCTGACTTTATGGGTCGTAGCCGCACGGTAGATGCTGGTACGAGCGATGAATATGAGAGCTTGGTATTTGCCGGTGCGAAGAAGCTTGAGTTACTCGATAAATACGGTGAAACTTACAATGTGCCGTTGCTTGATCGTGCCGTTGATCTTGGTTTCCTTTATTTCCTAACGAAGCCTCTTTTTCAGGCGCTCACCTTCCTTTATGGCTATGTCGGTGACTTTGGCTTGGCGATTATCTTGTTAACCGTTTTGATTAAACTGGCCATGTATCCTTTGGCGAATAAGTCTTATGTCTCGATGAATGAGATGAAGCGTTTGCAACCAAAACTTAAAACGCTTAAAGAGCGTCATGGCAGTGATAAAATGCGTTTTCAGCAGGAAATGATGGCTCTTTATAAGAAAGAGAAGATCAATCCAGCGGCGGGGTGTTTGCCATTACTGATCCAGATCCCTGTCTTTTTCGCGCTTTATAAAGTGTTGTTCGTGACGATTGAGATGCGTCACGCGCCTTTCTACAACCTGATTTCAGATTTATCGGCGAAGGACCCGTCAAATATCTTTACCGCCTTTGGCCTTATCGATTGGGCGCCACCTGAGGTGATGCATCTAGGTATCCTCGCCATTCTCATGGCGACAACGATGTGGGTGCAGCAGCAGCTGAATCCGAAGCCGACCGACCCGATGCAGGCGAAGGTGATGGGCTGGTTGCCATGGATATTCATGGTGATTCTAGCGGGCTTCCCGGCAGGTCTATTGCTTTACTGGGTGTCGAGCAATTTGCTCTCGATCGCTCAACAATGGAGCATCAAGCACCGTTATGATAAGCGTGAAAAACTGCGTGCGGCGAATGACAGCTAA
- a CDS encoding GNAT family N-acetyltransferase, translating into MTAKSRVTFRDAELTDLSKLSVLAHRIWREHYVPIIGAQQVEYMLKKWYNLDALTQQMQEPERFTRLVEADGQMAGYIQYGRKDDAMFIYKVYIEQTYRGQGIGRQLFDQIGSRPLELRVNKDNVKSIAFYERYGFEITAENLLEIGDGFVMDDYVMRCES; encoded by the coding sequence ATGACAGCTAAGAGCAGGGTTACGTTTCGTGATGCTGAATTAACTGATTTATCCAAACTATCCGTTTTAGCGCATCGTATTTGGCGTGAACATTACGTGCCGATTATCGGTGCGCAGCAGGTCGAGTATATGCTGAAGAAGTGGTATAATCTGGATGCGCTTACACAGCAGATGCAGGAGCCAGAGCGCTTCACTCGACTCGTGGAGGCTGACGGTCAAATGGCTGGCTACATCCAATATGGCCGTAAAGATGATGCGATGTTCATTTACAAAGTGTATATTGAGCAAACCTATCGCGGGCAGGGGATAGGAAGGCAACTATTCGATCAAATCGGCTCTCGTCCGCTCGAATTGCGGGTGAATAAAGATAACGTGAAATCGATCGCATTCTATGAGCGTTATGGCTTTGAAATTACAGCTGAAAATCTGCTGGAAATTGGTGATGGTTTTGTCATGGATGACTATGTGATGCGCTGTGAGTCTTAG